The DNA segment AGCTTCTCCTTCGGTATGCAAATGACAGATTTCGACATTCTTTAATTCTCCAGCTCTTTCGGTAAGAGCATTTGCCAGTAATGTTGGTGCTGCTGCTGCAGCTTGTAAGTAAACTATATTATTAGATTCAACTACTTTTACAGCTTCTTCAGCTGAGCAATACTTAATCATAGCAAGGGTTTTAGAATTTGTGCAAAATTACAACTAATAACTGACTCTTTTGTCTTTTATTATTGTTTGCAAATGGTTTTTTAGTAAAGTTTAGATAGTTCTTTTAATTTTAATTGGATTTTTACGAGTGTCAAATACGTCTGCAATTTTTATTAGTTTTAGTTCTTTATCGATGGGCTAGATAACGTTTGCCGAATGCTTATCTACGGCTAGTTATAATAGGCATTACGCAGTAGAAAATATACAGGATTTTCCAGTAGAACAGTTAGCTTCAAGAGTTTTGATTTGGCAAGTTCAGAAAAGAAAACTTTCAATTTCTACGAAATTTTCTTTAAAAAAGACTCATAAGAAATTCTCTTTCCTTCATCCAACTCTTCAATTCCTCTTTTAATTTCTTTTTGTTCAGTCAAGGTCAACTCACTCCAAAAGTCATTCTTTTCCTTTTGTACGAAATCAGCAACTCGTTGTAAAAATTCGGAATTTTCATCTTCCAAAATAGTTTTACTAAATTTCAGTTTTGTCGTTTGAATATCCATTTTAGAAGTTTTAAATATATTTGAATTTACGGAAAATTTCGTACTTCTTGTTTTTTTTCTATCAAGCCATTTTCAAAATTACCCCAAAAAGTTATCCATAATGGATCTTTCTCTTAAGTAATAATTCTTCATCTTAAACTAATTCAGAGTTTTCAAAAACGCTATCATCCTGAATTAAAATATTCCGTGATTATTTTAAAAATAAATTATTATTCGGCATCATAGATCCTCAGTCGATTTTGCACCGATTGAAGTTCAAATTGTAGATTTTCTATTTTGTTCAGCAAATGCGAAATGGCGTCAATTCCTTCGATATTAATCTGAAGATCATAATGCATTCTGATCATTTTTTCGATCATAGTCATTTCTTGTAAT comes from the Flavobacterium ardleyense genome and includes:
- a CDS encoding chaperone modulator CbpM, whose amino-acid sequence is MTDSNLILIEQICRHYEIEPDFIVSLNSYGLIEIIELEQNKYLKLQEMTMIEKMIRMHYDLQINIEGIDAISHLLNKIENLQFELQSVQNRLRIYDAE